ACTTTTGTTCCATTAGTGATTGTTAGTTTAATTTTAGAGGTTCCAATCTTTGCACCAATATCCATAAATCCTCCATGAGCTCCTGCTATAAGTAATATTGCCCCTATGAAAGTATAAACAAATTCTTTAATTATTTTTAGAAAAGAGTATTTAGATAATTTAAATAATGTTATACCTATAGGAACAATTGTGAAATTCATAATCAATACGATGATAATAATAGGAAGTACTAAGATATTTTTAGAGTTGAATTTAAACGCTTAATTAACTATAACCTAAAAATAAATATCAAAGTCAAGTTAAAGAATAACCAAAAATAACCAGGAAGAATTTCTTCCTGGTTATTCTAATTTCTCTTTTAACTTTTTTGCTAGAAAAGTCGCTACATGATTTCCTTTTGTTCCTCTTCCAAATCCCGCATCCATATAATTACTTACAGCTAAATCATTTGTTATCTGCGTACCACCTACGATTAATAATAA
This is a stretch of genomic DNA from Petrotoga sp. 9PWA.NaAc.5.4. It encodes these proteins:
- a CDS encoding DUF1538 family protein; the protein is MNFTIVPIGITLFKLSKYSFLKIIKEFVYTFIGAILLIAGAHGGFMDIGAKIGTSKIKLTITNGTKVPIVNIPVAFSEFQ